The Echinimonas agarilytica genomic sequence GCAAGCACATGCTGAGTGCCATCTTCTCCTGACACCGCATTTACTACTTGGCCTGCCCTGCGCCAATTGCCATTTCGATTGACCTCAACGGTGTCTCCGGCATGAATATTACAACCTGGACCCTTCAGGTAAAAAGTTGCTCGCTTTTGTTTCCCTAAATACTGCATTCGAGCAATGGTTTCTTGGCCGATGTAGCATCCTTTCTTAAAGTTAACCGCGTTTAGATCTGCTTGATTTAACATTTGCGGCACGAATTCTGACACCATGTCTGGGTGCTCTAATTCTGGCCATACTTGTTCAATGTGGTGAATAAACCAAGCTGTGTTGTTCACTTCGGTGGCAATAAAGTCCGAAGTTAATATTAATGCACAATTTTCCACCGTTGGAATTTGAATTGCCCCTGCAAGGTCAATTGGACTGAGACTGCCGGATACTTGCCAATCGTCGCTTACGTCTTTTATCTCTGCTTTGGCGAATACAGCAAATTTTTGCAGAGCCGCTAAGCAAGGTGCCAGAATGCTTTTGCGTAATACCATTAGGATTCGATCAGAATCTTGGCTTAATACGAAATTACTCCACATTTTGCCCTTGGCATCACAATGACAGCCCGCCAGTGAACCGAGTTCGGCCAGTTGGGTCATGTCGCAGGTAAACTGACCCTGTAAGTAGCTAATTCGGTCATCACCAGAGATTTCAATGACCCCGTATTCAGGGAGCGAATATAATTGACTCATGCGCGGCATAATCCTTTTATGTTGATGTTTGTAAGATGGGGATCATTGGTCTTTGTTTCAAGAGCAGAGAAGGTTGGGGCCGCACGATTTGTGGGTTATATTACCTGCTCATCTAATTGTTTG encodes the following:
- a CDS encoding YgfZ/GcvT domain-containing protein, whose product is MSQLYSLPEYGVIEISGDDRISYLQGQFTCDMTQLAELGSLAGCHCDAKGKMWSNFVLSQDSDRILMVLRKSILAPCLAALQKFAVFAKAEIKDVSDDWQVSGSLSPIDLAGAIQIPTVENCALILTSDFIATEVNNTAWFIHHIEQVWPELEHPDMVSEFVPQMLNQADLNAVNFKKGCYIGQETIARMQYLGKQKRATFYLKGPGCNIHAGDTVEVNRNGNWRRAGQVVNAVSGEDGTQHVLAVLPADSATDEVFRAAEKVNSQLALQALPYPLSTLEQS